In Streptococcus parasuis, the following proteins share a genomic window:
- a CDS encoding DUF1033 family protein has translation MYQVIKMYGDFEPWWFLDGWEEDVVSRVTYERYEDALSAFQKEWVKLSESFPMKKSKNGTMVAFWDESDQYWCEECDEYLQRFHSLMLIEAKENLPAGLAAKQVQQPRVRACKLRQGKCVNYDL, from the coding sequence ATGTATCAAGTTATTAAGATGTATGGAGATTTTGAACCGTGGTGGTTCTTAGATGGATGGGAAGAAGATGTTGTCAGTAGAGTGACGTACGAACGTTACGAGGATGCACTATCTGCTTTTCAGAAGGAATGGGTAAAACTTTCAGAAAGTTTTCCTATGAAAAAAAGTAAAAATGGGACAATGGTCGCTTTTTGGGATGAATCAGATCAGTACTGGTGTGAAGAATGTGATGAGTATTTACAACGGTTCCACTCCCTTATGCTGATAGAAGCGAAGGAAAATTTGCCTGCTGGACTTGCGGCTAAACAGGTGCAACAACCGAGAGTTCGCGCTTGCAAACTAAGACAAGGAAAATGTGTGAACTATGATTTATAA
- a CDS encoding bifunctional folylpolyglutamate synthase/dihydrofolate synthase, which produces MNYLETRRWLSNRPASDLENGVARVNWLLERLDKPQHRVPTVHFVGTNGKGSTLNALQFIMQASGYTVGRFTSPSIIDFREQIVFEQDMISEEDFARIVTDLQPLIDNLDQTAELDAISEFEIVVVAMFVYFAHYQHPDILLVEAGMGGLLDATNVLSPLAVVCPSIGLDHQSFLGETHAAIARHKVAVLRERVPLLYTTDQPEVEAVFEDHASQLQSPTYAVGREILLENSRAGFAVSSPFGRVEDLRLQMQGRHQEVNAALAVTTAQLLSSHFPKIINETISQGLSQAIWPGRLELMQPWLMIDGAHNNESIAVLTQLLEEKYADRDIEILFAAINTKPVDQMLSQLSQFGPVSVTTFDDFRAVQLDDYPSGYERVQTYQEWLEQVDLNNPKKLYLITGSLYFITYVRKYILEEFI; this is translated from the coding sequence ATGAATTACCTAGAAACTCGCCGGTGGCTATCGAATCGTCCTGCATCAGATTTAGAAAATGGTGTTGCACGTGTCAACTGGCTCTTGGAGCGCTTGGACAAACCCCAGCATCGTGTACCAACGGTTCACTTTGTGGGAACAAATGGTAAGGGATCGACCCTTAATGCCCTGCAGTTTATCATGCAAGCTTCTGGGTATACCGTTGGCCGGTTTACATCGCCGTCTATCATTGATTTTCGAGAACAGATTGTCTTTGAGCAGGATATGATTTCAGAGGAAGATTTTGCGAGGATTGTGACAGACTTGCAACCCTTGATTGATAACTTGGACCAGACAGCAGAACTAGACGCCATCTCAGAGTTTGAGATTGTTGTAGTGGCTATGTTTGTCTATTTTGCTCACTACCAGCATCCCGATATTCTTTTGGTGGAAGCAGGCATGGGTGGTTTACTGGATGCCACGAATGTCTTAAGTCCATTGGCGGTAGTGTGCCCCTCTATTGGTCTAGACCATCAATCCTTTTTAGGGGAGACTCATGCTGCTATAGCCCGTCACAAGGTTGCTGTCTTGCGTGAGCGGGTCCCCCTCCTCTATACGACCGACCAGCCAGAAGTGGAGGCGGTATTTGAGGATCACGCCAGTCAGCTTCAGAGTCCGACCTATGCGGTGGGGCGGGAGATTCTTTTGGAAAATAGCAGAGCAGGCTTTGCGGTTTCAAGCCCCTTCGGCCGTGTTGAGGATTTGAGGCTACAGATGCAGGGGCGTCACCAAGAGGTCAATGCAGCCTTGGCAGTGACCACAGCTCAGCTTCTTAGCTCACATTTTCCAAAGATTATCAATGAAACCATCAGCCAGGGCTTGTCCCAAGCCATCTGGCCGGGCCGCTTAGAATTGATGCAACCATGGCTCATGATTGACGGAGCCCACAATAATGAAAGTATCGCCGTCCTGACCCAGCTCCTAGAGGAAAAATATGCGGACAGAGACATCGAAATCCTCTTTGCAGCCATCAATACCAAGCCTGTGGATCAGATGTTATCGCAGCTTAGTCAATTTGGACCTGTTAGTGTGACAACCTTTGATGATTTCCGTGCGGTACAGCTGGATGATTATCCGTCAGGTTATGAACGAGTTCAGACCTATCAAGAGTGGTTGGAGCAGGTGGACTTGAACAATCCCAAAAAACTTTACCTGATTACAGGCTCGCTGTATTTTATTACTTATGTGAGGAAGTACATATTAGAAGAGTTTATATAG
- the comGD gene encoding competence type IV pilus minor pilin ComGD: MYLKNKAFTLLESLLTLSVVCFLALLLSGSVHTAFQVVQEQVFLLEFESLYKDSQELAARTQEKVVLRIAGEEVSNGYRIISLPPNVSIVEEKTIVFQDDGGNSSLEKISFKMSHETIKYQLYIGSGRYKKIEE; encoded by the coding sequence ATGTACCTAAAAAATAAGGCCTTTACTCTTCTAGAGAGCTTACTAACACTAAGTGTTGTCTGTTTTCTAGCTTTGTTATTATCGGGGTCGGTGCATACTGCTTTTCAGGTAGTGCAAGAGCAGGTGTTTCTTTTGGAATTTGAGTCCTTGTATAAAGACAGTCAAGAATTGGCTGCTAGAACTCAAGAAAAGGTAGTGCTTCGTATAGCTGGAGAAGAAGTATCAAATGGCTATCGAATCATTTCATTGCCACCTAATGTATCCATAGTAGAAGAAAAAACAATTGTGTTTCAGGATGATGGAGGTAATTCTTCCTTGGAAAAAATCAGTTTTAAGATGAGTCATGAAACAATCAAGTATCAACTATATATAGGGAGTGGTCGATATAAGAAAATTGAAGAGTAG
- a CDS encoding acetate kinase, which produces MSKTIAINAGSSSLKWQLYQMPEETVLAAGIIERIGLDDSISTVKYDGKKETEVLDIPNHTVAVKILLEDLLKHNIIAAYEEITGIGHRVVAGGEIFKESAVIGPKEVEQIEELSALAPLHNPAHVAAMRAFEEVLPEVLNVAVFDTAFHTTMPKHAYLYPIPQKYYTDYKVRKYGAHGTSHFYVAHEAAKVLGRPIEELKLITAHIGNGVSITANYHGESVDTSMGFTPLAGPMMGTRSGDIDPAIIPYLIANVEELKDAADVVNMLNKQSGLFGVSGLSSDMRDIEAGIQSHNPDAVLAYNIFIDRIKKFIGQYLAVLNGADAIIFTAGMGENAAAMRNDVIAGLSWFGIELDPAKNVFGNYGDISTLESKVRVLVIPTDEELVIAREVERLK; this is translated from the coding sequence ATGTCAAAAACAATTGCAATTAATGCAGGTAGTTCTAGTTTAAAATGGCAACTTTATCAAATGCCAGAAGAAACAGTTTTAGCAGCGGGTATTATCGAGCGTATCGGCTTAGATGATTCTATTTCTACAGTTAAATATGATGGGAAGAAAGAAACCGAAGTATTAGATATTCCTAATCATACAGTTGCAGTTAAAATTCTTTTAGAAGATTTGCTCAAACACAATATTATTGCTGCTTACGAGGAAATTACTGGTATCGGACACCGTGTTGTTGCAGGTGGAGAGATTTTCAAAGAATCAGCTGTCATTGGACCAAAAGAGGTTGAGCAAATTGAAGAACTAAGTGCTTTGGCACCGCTTCATAACCCAGCACACGTGGCGGCGATGCGCGCTTTTGAAGAAGTATTGCCAGAAGTATTGAATGTAGCTGTTTTTGACACTGCTTTCCATACAACAATGCCAAAACACGCTTATCTCTATCCGATTCCACAAAAATATTATACAGACTATAAAGTTCGTAAGTATGGTGCTCATGGAACAAGCCATTTCTATGTAGCGCATGAGGCAGCAAAAGTTTTGGGTCGTCCGATTGAGGAATTAAAATTGATTACGGCTCACATCGGAAACGGTGTATCCATCACTGCTAACTATCATGGTGAATCTGTGGATACGTCAATGGGCTTCACACCTCTGGCTGGTCCGATGATGGGAACTCGTTCAGGGGATATTGATCCTGCCATCATTCCTTATTTGATTGCGAATGTTGAAGAGTTGAAAGATGCTGCAGACGTTGTTAACATGTTGAATAAACAGTCAGGCTTGTTTGGTGTATCTGGCCTTTCAAGTGATATGCGCGATATTGAAGCAGGCATCCAATCTCACAATCCAGATGCAGTATTGGCCTACAATATTTTCATTGACCGTATTAAGAAATTTATCGGTCAGTATCTTGCGGTTTTAAATGGTGCTGACGCCATCATCTTTACAGCAGGAATGGGTGAGAATGCTGCTGCAATGCGGAATGATGTCATTGCAGGGTTGTCTTGGTTTGGTATTGAGTTGGACCCAGCAAAAAATGTATTTGGCAACTATGGTGACATTTCAACGCTAGAATCAAAAGTTCGTGTCTTGGTTATTCCAACGGATGAAGAATTGGTTATTGCGCGTGAAGTTGAACGCTTGAAATAA
- a CDS encoding folate family ECF transporter S component has translation MEKKIPKLTVQLLTAIAVTLALVMIVENYFSIRLSDTLQVQFTFIPNTILGAIAGPVWAAVFAAFSDPVFVLFSGQTVLFTWILIEAVSAFIYGWFFYQKPLDIKNKADWFYVAGVVVLIQVVISFIMTPIALHFHFGTPWIALYSSRLIKAVFEIPLRIVVTMLVLPNLQKIPEFAKLMGIK, from the coding sequence ATGGAAAAGAAAATTCCAAAACTGACTGTGCAGTTATTGACTGCCATTGCAGTGACCCTTGCCCTGGTCATGATTGTAGAGAATTATTTCTCAATCCGTCTTTCGGACACTTTGCAGGTTCAGTTTACCTTTATTCCAAACACGATTTTGGGAGCTATTGCGGGTCCAGTTTGGGCAGCTGTCTTTGCAGCTTTTTCAGACCCAGTCTTTGTCTTGTTTAGCGGACAAACTGTTCTCTTTACTTGGATATTAATAGAAGCGGTATCGGCTTTTATCTATGGCTGGTTCTTTTATCAAAAACCACTAGATATTAAAAATAAAGCTGACTGGTTCTATGTTGCTGGGGTTGTTGTTTTGATTCAGGTTGTGATTTCCTTTATCATGACACCGATTGCCCTCCATTTCCATTTTGGAACACCTTGGATTGCTTTATACAGTAGTCGCTTGATTAAGGCAGTTTTTGAAATTCCATTACGCATCGTCGTAACCATGCTTGTCTTACCAAATTTACAAAAAATACCTGAGTTCGCAAAACTAATGGGTATTAAATAA
- the comGC gene encoding competence type IV pilus major pilin ComGC gives MKKMLKKKVKGFTLIEMLVVLGIISILLLLFVPNLSKQKQKIQEDGNAAVVKVVESQMDIYELEHGVRPTAEELENLEMITEDQLEKYNNVPKK, from the coding sequence ATGAAAAAAATGTTGAAAAAGAAAGTCAAAGGATTCACTTTGATCGAAATGTTAGTGGTGCTTGGAATTATTAGTATTCTCTTGCTGTTATTTGTGCCAAATCTCAGTAAGCAAAAGCAAAAAATACAAGAAGACGGCAATGCGGCGGTTGTAAAAGTTGTTGAAAGTCAAATGGACATTTACGAATTGGAGCATGGTGTTCGTCCAACAGCAGAAGAATTAGAAAATTTGGAAATGATAACTGAAGATCAACTAGAAAAATATAATAATGTACCTAAAAAATAA
- a CDS encoding S66 family peptidase, with amino-acid sequence MKRLKKGDHIRVVSPSSSIERVGGFEANVAAKKKLEALGFRLSFSEHYFENDIFDSAPIASRVADLEAAFADESVDAILTTIGGFNCNELLPYLDFDLIAQNPKIFCGYSDTTALLNAIYAKTGMQTYIGPAYSSFKMEQGQQYQTRSWLNAVTQDTYQLTPSPEWSSDAWYLPDAPRTFYPTEWKVYNPGQASGIAIGGNISTLNLLTGTEFAPRPDKYVLFLEEAEDDDYLIIARHLTALLQAYPNPQALVFGRFPKETKMTQEILLAILDKHPILKKVPVLYDLDFAHTQPLFTITIGGQVELDTEAFSIRFS; translated from the coding sequence ATGAAAAGATTAAAAAAAGGCGACCACATACGCGTAGTCAGCCCGTCTTCATCTATCGAAAGAGTTGGTGGCTTTGAGGCTAATGTAGCAGCTAAGAAAAAGTTAGAAGCACTTGGGTTCAGACTCTCTTTTTCAGAACATTATTTTGAAAATGATATCTTTGACTCAGCTCCGATTGCTAGTCGAGTTGCGGACTTGGAGGCGGCTTTTGCGGATGAGTCGGTCGATGCCATTCTGACAACCATCGGCGGTTTCAACTGCAATGAACTCTTGCCCTATCTGGATTTTGATTTGATTGCACAAAATCCGAAAATTTTCTGCGGTTATTCGGATACGACCGCCCTGCTCAATGCCATCTACGCCAAGACAGGCATGCAAACTTATATAGGCCCAGCTTATTCCAGCTTTAAAATGGAGCAAGGGCAACAGTACCAAACAAGATCTTGGCTAAATGCAGTCACTCAGGATACCTATCAATTAACTCCAAGTCCTGAGTGGTCTAGCGATGCTTGGTACTTACCAGACGCCCCTCGCACCTTTTACCCAACAGAATGGAAAGTCTACAATCCGGGCCAGGCCTCTGGTATTGCCATCGGCGGAAACATTTCAACCCTCAATCTGCTGACAGGAACCGAGTTTGCACCCAGACCCGATAAATATGTTCTATTTTTAGAAGAGGCAGAAGACGATGATTATCTCATTATCGCTCGTCATTTAACAGCTCTTCTACAAGCCTATCCAAATCCACAGGCTCTTGTCTTCGGTCGTTTTCCTAAGGAAACCAAGATGACCCAGGAAATTTTGTTGGCGATTTTGGACAAGCACCCTATTCTCAAAAAAGTTCCTGTTTTGTACGATTTGGACTTTGCCCATACCCAACCTCTCTTTACCATTACAATCGGTGGACAGGTAGAGCTCGACACCGAAGCCTTTTCTATCAGATTCAGCTAA
- the comGG gene encoding competence type IV pilus minor pilin ComGG, translated as MFLKKRIKAGVLLYALLMLAVFSLILQFYLKRQFVESQLVQVTKQEATAYMMAQMVSEQVKTEYQQEIQLKKVSQDQEIAQQTRLEEGSSKTDSPNLGEKQADAEEATKASPTQKSSKKSVVKKGQISFHKGQSDYRIKNNQLTVVVTLNGGKQFTYHFPISSQIP; from the coding sequence ATGTTTTTGAAAAAACGAATTAAGGCAGGTGTTCTGCTCTATGCACTCTTAATGCTCGCTGTCTTTAGCCTGATTCTCCAGTTCTATCTCAAGAGGCAATTCGTTGAAAGTCAACTGGTACAAGTAACCAAGCAAGAAGCTACTGCTTATATGATGGCTCAAATGGTATCCGAGCAAGTCAAGACAGAGTACCAGCAGGAAATCCAATTAAAGAAAGTTAGTCAGGATCAAGAAATAGCCCAACAAACTCGTCTCGAGGAAGGGAGTTCTAAGACAGATTCCCCAAACCTAGGTGAGAAACAAGCTGATGCGGAGGAGGCCACTAAGGCGTCACCGACCCAAAAATCATCCAAAAAATCGGTCGTAAAGAAAGGGCAGATTTCATTTCACAAGGGTCAATCAGACTATCGCATTAAAAATAATCAATTGACTGTTGTCGTAACACTAAATGGAGGTAAGCAATTCACTTACCACTTCCCAATTTCTAGTCAAATTCCTTAA
- a CDS encoding class I SAM-dependent methyltransferase has product MKYEKIEQAYNLLLENVQTIQNQLGTNIYDAMIEQNAAYVADQHETELVLNNNKVLRELALTKEEWRRAYQFLLIKANQTEPMQYNHQFTPDSIGFILSFLVDQLVSTPRVTVLEIGSGTGNLAQTILNASQKELDYLGIEIDDLLIDLSASIADVMGAAISFAQGDAVRPQILKESQVILGDLPIGYYPDDQIASRYQVASPNEHTYAHHLLMEQSLKYLEKDGFAILLAPNDLLTSPQSNLLKGWLQEQANVVAMIALPPNLFGKAAMAKSIFVLQKKAARPLTPFVYPLQSLQEPEAIQKFMVNFKNWKQENAI; this is encoded by the coding sequence ATGAAATATGAAAAAATTGAACAGGCCTACAACCTACTTTTAGAAAATGTACAGACGATTCAAAATCAACTTGGGACCAATATTTATGATGCTATGATTGAGCAAAATGCTGCCTATGTAGCTGATCAACATGAAACTGAACTTGTTCTCAACAACAATAAAGTCTTGAGAGAATTAGCCTTGACAAAGGAAGAATGGCGTCGTGCTTACCAATTCTTGCTCATTAAAGCTAACCAGACAGAACCGATGCAGTACAACCATCAGTTCACACCTGATTCTATCGGATTTATCTTATCTTTCCTTGTGGACCAGTTGGTCTCTACTCCAAGAGTGACGGTTTTGGAAATTGGTTCTGGTACAGGAAACTTAGCTCAGACCATTCTCAACGCTAGCCAAAAGGAATTAGACTATTTAGGGATTGAAATAGATGACCTCTTGATTGATTTATCAGCTAGTATCGCGGATGTCATGGGAGCAGCTATTTCATTTGCTCAGGGAGATGCGGTACGTCCGCAGATTTTGAAAGAAAGCCAAGTGATTTTGGGAGATTTGCCTATCGGCTACTATCCAGATGACCAGATTGCTAGCCGTTATCAGGTAGCCAGTCCAAATGAACATACCTACGCCCATCATTTGCTCATGGAACAGTCCCTCAAATATCTAGAAAAAGATGGATTTGCGATTTTACTGGCTCCAAATGATTTATTAACGAGTCCGCAAAGCAATTTATTAAAAGGCTGGTTACAAGAACAAGCCAATGTTGTTGCCATGATTGCCCTGCCACCAAATCTTTTTGGGAAGGCTGCCATGGCCAAGTCCATTTTTGTGTTACAAAAGAAAGCTGCCAGACCTTTAACTCCTTTCGTTTATCCTTTGCAAAGCCTGCAAGAACCAGAAGCGATTCAGAAGTTCATGGTCAATTTCAAAAATTGGAAGCAAGAGAATGCAATTTAA
- the comGF gene encoding competence type IV pilus minor pilin ComGF: MRKTKLAAFTLLECLIALLIISGSLLVIEGLSKLIAHEVRYQERHVEKQWLLFCDQLRAEWEGASLDRVDSGKLYLTKGEKSLAFGKSMADDFRKTNANGQGYQPMLYKVYSATYVQQGEVIQLDVTFESGEERSFRYVFEKTN, translated from the coding sequence TTGAGAAAAACTAAGTTAGCCGCGTTCACCCTCTTGGAATGTTTAATTGCTTTACTTATTATTTCTGGCAGCTTGCTAGTGATTGAAGGTTTATCAAAATTAATAGCGCATGAGGTTCGCTATCAAGAGCGTCATGTGGAAAAACAGTGGTTACTATTTTGTGATCAATTGCGGGCTGAATGGGAAGGAGCAAGTCTTGATCGGGTTGATTCTGGAAAGTTGTACCTAACCAAAGGGGAAAAATCATTGGCATTTGGCAAGTCTATGGCAGATGATTTTCGCAAGACAAATGCAAATGGTCAGGGCTATCAGCCCATGTTGTACAAAGTTTATTCAGCTACTTACGTCCAACAAGGCGAGGTTATACAGCTGGATGTAACATTTGAAAGTGGGGAGGAAAGGAGTTTTAGGTATGTTTTTGAAAAAACGAATTAA
- the comGE gene encoding competence type IV pilus minor pilin ComGE has translation MVDIRKLKSRAYVLLESLVALATLVTICSLILTAIDTGRKQLVNSLYQQEVYNVAKMAVQTGESQLELNGVEVSVQRTSRELTVYHEGKEVIRIEKN, from the coding sequence GTGGTCGATATAAGAAAATTGAAGAGTAGAGCCTATGTCTTGTTAGAAAGTTTAGTTGCCCTAGCTACCTTGGTAACGATTTGTAGCTTGATTTTGACAGCTATAGATACCGGACGAAAGCAACTAGTAAACAGTTTGTACCAACAAGAAGTTTATAATGTTGCAAAGATGGCAGTTCAGACAGGAGAATCCCAATTAGAGCTAAACGGGGTTGAAGTTTCAGTACAACGAACATCTCGTGAACTGACCGTTTACCATGAAGGTAAGGAGGTTATCCGGATTGAGAAAAACTAA
- the comGB gene encoding competence type IV pilus assembly protein ComGB — MIAFLQQDISVLGRQKQKKLSLVRQRKVIELFNNLFASGFHLGEIVDFLKRSQLLADQYTQVLSDGLLAGKPFSSLLGDLRFSDAVVTQVALAEVHGNTSLSLSHIQSYLENVSKVRKKLIEVATYPIILLAFLLLIMLGLKNYLLPQLEEGNVATILIQHLPTIFLSFCGLFFLAVLGGLIWYRRTNKIKAFSRLVALPFFGKLIQTYLTAYYAREWGSLIGQGLDMPQIVGLMQEQKSQLFREIGEDLERSLSDGHSFHAHIQTYGFFKRELSLMIEYGQVKSKLGSELSVYATECWEDFFTRVNRAMQLIQPLVFLFVALMVVLIYAAMLLPIYQNMEL; from the coding sequence TTGATTGCCTTCTTGCAGCAGGACATATCAGTCCTCGGCAGGCAGAAACAGAAAAAATTGTCCTTGGTTCGACAGCGTAAGGTGATTGAGCTCTTTAACAATCTTTTTGCTAGTGGATTTCACTTGGGGGAAATTGTCGATTTTCTCAAACGGAGTCAACTCTTGGCTGATCAATACACGCAAGTTTTGTCCGATGGTCTTCTTGCAGGAAAGCCATTTTCAAGTCTTTTGGGAGATTTACGCTTTTCGGATGCGGTTGTCACCCAGGTGGCCTTGGCGGAGGTTCATGGCAATACCAGTCTGAGTCTAAGTCATATTCAATCTTATCTTGAAAATGTTAGCAAGGTGCGTAAAAAATTGATAGAAGTAGCAACCTATCCAATCATCTTGCTTGCCTTTTTATTATTGATAATGTTGGGACTAAAAAACTATTTGTTGCCCCAGTTGGAAGAAGGAAATGTTGCGACTATATTGATTCAACACTTGCCAACAATCTTTTTATCCTTTTGTGGCCTTTTCTTTCTTGCTGTCTTAGGTGGGCTTATTTGGTATCGCAGAACAAATAAAATCAAGGCTTTTTCTCGCTTAGTAGCTCTGCCATTTTTCGGAAAACTCATCCAAACCTATTTGACCGCCTATTACGCGAGGGAATGGGGAAGCTTGATTGGTCAGGGACTTGATATGCCTCAGATTGTGGGCTTGATGCAGGAACAAAAATCACAGCTTTTTCGTGAGATTGGTGAAGATTTAGAGCGTTCGCTTTCTGATGGGCATAGTTTCCATGCTCATATCCAAACGTATGGCTTTTTCAAACGGGAGCTGAGTCTAATGATTGAGTATGGGCAAGTCAAATCAAAATTAGGAAGTGAGTTATCTGTGTATGCAACAGAGTGTTGGGAGGATTTTTTTACTCGCGTTAATAGGGCCATGCAGTTGATTCAACCATTGGTTTTTCTCTTTGTGGCCTTAATGGTCGTTCTCATCTATGCAGCCATGTTGCTGCCAATTTATCAGAATATGGAGTTATAA
- the comGA gene encoding competence type IV pilus ATPase ComGA, with protein MIQEKARKMIEEAVAERVSDIYLIPRGENYQVYHRVMDEREYIQELTEDEVMAIISHFKFLAGLNVGEKRRSQQGSCDYNYGSGEISLRLSTVGDYRGKESLVIRLLYDQDQQLNFWFGALERIAQEIKGRGLYLFSGPVGSGKTTLMYQLARLKFPDKQILTIEDPVEIKQEDMLQLQLNEAIGATYDNLIKLSLRHRPDLLIIGEIRDAETARAVIRASLTGATVFSTVHARSVAGVYARMLELGVSPEELNNALQGIAYQRLIGGGGVVDFAKGNYQNHSSDKWNEQIDCLLAAGHISPRQAETEKIVLGSTA; from the coding sequence ATGATTCAAGAAAAAGCAAGAAAAATGATTGAAGAGGCAGTTGCCGAAAGGGTCAGTGATATTTATTTGATTCCAAGAGGAGAAAACTACCAAGTCTATCATCGAGTAATGGATGAACGGGAATATATTCAAGAATTGACCGAAGATGAGGTGATGGCCATTATTAGTCATTTCAAGTTTTTAGCGGGTTTGAATGTCGGTGAAAAACGGCGTAGCCAGCAAGGCTCTTGTGACTACAATTATGGCTCAGGGGAGATTTCACTTCGGTTATCAACGGTTGGTGATTATCGTGGTAAAGAAAGTTTGGTCATTCGTCTGCTCTATGATCAAGATCAACAACTTAATTTTTGGTTTGGAGCATTGGAGAGAATTGCTCAAGAAATCAAGGGACGAGGGCTCTATCTTTTTTCGGGGCCGGTCGGTTCAGGCAAGACCACACTCATGTACCAGCTGGCGAGATTGAAATTTCCAGATAAGCAAATTCTAACTATTGAAGATCCAGTGGAAATCAAACAGGAAGATATGCTCCAACTCCAGCTTAACGAGGCAATTGGTGCTACCTATGATAATCTCATCAAACTATCACTTCGTCATCGACCAGATTTACTGATTATTGGAGAAATTCGAGATGCAGAAACTGCGCGAGCAGTAATACGAGCTAGTTTGACAGGGGCAACGGTCTTCTCAACGGTTCATGCTAGAAGTGTTGCTGGTGTCTATGCCCGCATGTTAGAACTGGGTGTAAGTCCTGAAGAATTAAATAATGCTCTTCAAGGAATTGCCTATCAACGATTAATAGGGGGAGGAGGTGTTGTTGATTTTGCAAAAGGAAACTACCAAAACCATTCCTCGGACAAGTGGAACGAGCAAATTGATTGCCTTCTTGCAGCAGGACATATCAGTCCTCGGCAGGCAGAAACAGAAAAAATTGTCCTTGGTTCGACAGCGTAA